The DNA segment ATTTTCCTAATCAAATAAATAACTCCTTAGGATTTCCTGGTATCTTTAGAGGTACTTTAGATGTCAATGCCAGAACAATTACTGACGAAATGTGTATTGCAGCCGCTGAAGAATTGGCAAAAGTTGCCGAAGATAGAGGTTTAAGAGAGGATTATCTAATTCCGACAATGGACGATTGGGAAGTATTTCCGCGGGAAGCGGCGGCAGTCGGAATGAAAGCAATTGAACAAGGAGTTGCCAGAATTGTAATGGATAGAGATAGTTTATATAAAAAGGCATTAGAAACAATCAAAGAAGCAAGAAAAGAAATCCAATTCCTGATGAAAAAGGGACTTATCAAAAAACCACCAAAGGCATTATTAAAATGATTATTTGAAAATACTTTTTCTTTCTGGTGAACCTTCTGGTGATTTATATTTAAATTATCTAATAGAGAATTTTAATAAATTATACCCCCAAATTAAATTATATGTAATTGGCAATAAAGAAAATCTAAAAGGTAATTTTCAATTATTACTGGATACCAAAAATTTTGCAGTGGTTGGCTTTTATGAAGGAATAAAAAAGTCTTTTTCTCTTCTCCCCTATTTAAAAGAGATTGTAGAAAAAATTAAAGAAATAAAACCGGATATTTTTATTCCCATTTCTTTTCCTGGTTTTAATCTTCCTTTAATAAAAAGAATTAAAAATAAGAAATTAAAAATAGTCTATTTTGCGCCACCCCAGATTTGGGTATGGGGAAAATTTAGATATAAAATTTTAAAAAAATATGTAGATAAAATAATCTGTCTTTTTCCTTTTGAAAAAGAATTTTATGAGAAGTTAAAAATAAAAGCATTTTATTTAGGAAATCCTTTGTTAGAAATTGTAAAAACAAATTTAACAAAAGAAGAGATTAAAGAAAAATATAACATAAAAGATGAAAAAATTTTAATTTTAATGCCCGGTTCAAGAAAAGAGATAATAAAAAAGAACTTATCTTTCTTTCTAAAAGTTTACGAAGAATTAAATAAAGATTTCAAAATAAAACCCTTTATTTTAGGGCTAAAAAATTTAAGAAGTTATAAAGAAGATAATCTCTTAAACATACCAATAGTCTACGAAGACCATTATGAATTAATTTCTATTTCGGATTTGGTATTGACTTCTTTGGGAACGAGCACCTTAGAAATTGCCCTTTTAAATAGACCATTTATTAGCATCTATTTTCCTTCTTTTTTAACTTTATTGGTTGGCAAATTTTTAGTAAAAACACAATATTTCTCCTTACCAAATATTTTGTTAAAAGAAAAGGTATTTTTAGAATTTATTAATCCGAAATTAGAAATAATCTATCAAAAAGCAAAAGAAATTTTAGAAAATAAAATCAATTACCAGTCTTATTTTGAAGAGATTAAAAAGATTTTAAATAATAAAAAAGAGATAGCAAAAAATATTATCAATGAGATATTGACTAATTCCCAAATTTAAGTTATAATTATTTTAATAAATAAAAAGGAGGGGAAGGATGCGGTGGGGATTAATTTTTTTAACCTTATTTACTCAAATTTTTTCAAGGTGGACAATACCGATAAATATCTCTAATAATTATTATTCCTCTTTTTTATCAGTTAACAATACCACCAATTTAATAATTGATAATAATGCTAATATCCATTTTATTTGGTATGATTATACTCCTTATTTAAATTATCCTACTCCCCAAATATATTACAAATTTTATTCACCTAAAACAGGGTTTAGCGATAACTATTGTGTAAGCGATAAAGAGAACGAAATTGCTTATTATCCGGCAATCGCTTTAGATTCTTCAAATAACCTCCATTTAATATATGTTTCTAAAAATAATTATTATTATTTAAGATACAAAATAAAAAGTGCTTCACGCTGGACCGAAAGTGAAGTCATTGATTCCTCACCAAATTTTATCTATCCACCTTCAATTGCTATCTTTCCTGATGGTAGAATTGGAATCACTTATTGTAAAATCTATAACTCTTTTTATCAGGTATTTTATAAAGAAAAAAATGAAAGCGGTTGGCAGCCGACTATTATGTTAACAACAAGCAATTTTCATAAATATTATCCAGCAATTGCTATTGACCAAAATAATAATGTTCATATTGTTTGGGAAGGAAGAGAACAAGGGATTTCTAACGATCAAATTTTTTATCGGAAAAGAAACAATAATAATAACTGGGAAGAAGTAATTTTAATTTCCGAAAACTTTTCTCGTGCCCAATATAATCCAACGATTATTGCTGATAAAGAAAATAACATTCACATTGCCTGGTATGGTTATCATCCAGAAAGGAGTATTTATTATCGAATTTATTATCGTTATAAAAGCAATAATGGCAATTGGGAAAATGTTGATACCATTGCTGGTGCTAATGAAGATTTTAATCGCTATCGTTTCTATCCATTCTTCACTTTTGATAACAATAATAGAATATATCTTGTTTGGTTTGGACAAGAAAATATCTCTTATTATAAAATATGGTTAAGAGTAAAAGAAAATGGTGTGTGGCAAGAAAAAATTCAAATTCCGGATAACTACCCAAATGGTTCGGTTTATTATCCAAAAATTTTCGGAATTAACTCAAACTATCTTCATCTTGTTTTCTATGATTACCGGATGAGTAATTCTGAAATCTTTTACATAACAACCCAACCTTATGATATTGGAATAAATAAAATTATCTCGCCAAAAAGATATAATATAAAAGGAATTATCACTCCCCAAATTGAAGTAAAAAACAATTTTAATACTTACCACACTTTTAAAGCCTTCTGCGAAATTTTTGATAACAATAACCAAAGAATTTATGTTGATTCTCAATTTAAAAGTATCGGTGGCTTAGACTCGATAAATGTAAGTTTTAAGGAATATAACTTCCAAAATGAAGGTGATTATCTAATAACTTTCTCATTAAATCTGATTGACGATACCATAAGAGAAAATGATACCCTCTCTAAAATTTTCACCATTGGTAAAGTTGATATTATTTTAAAAGAAATAGTTTCACCAAAAGGAGTAATTCTTTTTGATACAAGTCAAAAGATAATTCCTCAATTAAAAATTATAAATAATGGTGAAATAAATATCTCTTTCTATCTCTATTTCCAAATCAAAAAGAATAATCAAATTTTATATTACGATTCCAGTTATGTCTCAAACATTTCACCGAACGAAGAGAAAGTAATTCAATTTCCATCTCTATCAATTAATGATTCAGGAAATTTTAGAACTTATGGCTTTGTTAATTTGGATGGTGATGTAAATCCAATAAATAATAATATTAAAAACCAATTTTTCATTTTAAATAAAGGTTCTCAATATTGGCATCTATTAAGAGATATGCCTTCTCTACCGAGCCAAAAGAAAGTTGGCAAGGGAAGCGCAATGGCGGTTGCTTTTGATACTTTGATTTTTGCTTTAAAAGGGAACAATACTCCTGATTTTTATTGTTATAATATTAATACTGGTTTCTGGGAGATTTTAAACCCTATCCCCTATTTACCGACAAAAAGTAAAAATGTAAAAGATGGTGGCTCAATTGTTTTTGATGGTGAGAGATATCTTTATATCATAAAAGGAAACAATACAAAAGAATTCTGGCGTTATGATATTTTTAACAAAAATTTTGAAATCCTGCCAGAAATTATTGGTGATAAAAATGTAAAGAAAGGAGCAGATTTGACATTTTATAATGGGAAAATATATCTTTTAAAAGGTAACAATACCAAGGAAATTTTGGTGTTTGATACAGCCACCAAAGTTTGGTCTTCTTTGAAACAACCACCTGCTAAAAAAGGGTTTAAAGAAGGAAGTTCATTGATTACTTGTGAAAGTATTCCTGCTATTTATCTATTACAAGCCACAACCAACCTCTTTTTCCGTTATCTTATAGAAAAAGATACTTGGGAATCTCTACCTCCTTTGCCTTTTGAACATCCAGTAGAAAAGAAAAAGAAGAAGGTAAGAGATGGTGGTTGTTTAGCAATAAAGGATAATATTATCTATGCGATAAAAGGTGGCTCAACAAGAGAATTCTGGTGTTTTAATCCTTATACTAATAAATGGCTTCCCTTAGAAACAATTCCAAAAGGTCCTTATCAAAAGGATAGCAAAAGCGGAACAATCGTTGCCAATAGTTTTGGTATTTTCTTACTAAAAGGTAAAAATGAAAATGAATTCTGGGTTTGGATTGGTCTTCCCAATCTTGATTCAACCTTTGCTTTAAGAAAACAGGAAACAAGAAATATCCAATCCGAAAATCTTTCTAATTTAACAAAGAAAAATTATATTATCTATGATATTACTGGTAGAAAGATAAAAAATAGCAAAAAGATAAAAAGAGGTATATATTTCATAAAGAGAGAGAAAAAATTTGTAATTATTAAATAATTTTCTTCTAAGACAGAATATAACAAATATATTGATTTACTATCACACTTTTAAATTACCTTATCTTTCTTTGCTATCTTTTTATGTGTAAAAAATATTAAATACTATATTATCTCCTATACAGCTCCCTTTTTAATAAAAAGAAAATCCCTCCTATTTAATTAAGATAACTCTTAGAAAATATATAAAAGTTCTATTTATTAATTAAAGGAAACTAAATCCGCTAAGCATCTCCATTTTAAATTTTGTTCTTAATAAATTTCCCTTAATCATTAAAAAGAACTTCTTTATCATAACATATCCCTTCTATATATAAGACGTAAAAAACCCCAAAAAGGTTACCACTTTTTTTAACCCCTTCCTTTAATAAAAATTGGTAAAAACTTCCAAATCTTAAAAAGCATTGAAAATTAAGGATAAAATTAATTTCTAAAAGATATAATTTCTTATTGACTTTTTTTTTCATGGTTACACTTATAAGTGAGATGCTTGGAATTATTGAAATTATACAAATATCTTTTAAAATAAAAAGGAGGAAGAAATGAAAGTAAAAAGTTTGGTTTTTATTTTAATTTTATTAATAATATTTTCAATATCTTTTGCTGGATGGTTTGGAAAACCACATCTTCCGGTTGGAGTTAGTTGGGGTGGTGGGATTACTTACGGAAGAGAGCATATTTTGCAATAGTAGGGATGTATCGAAATAATTTTTATTCTTTTAATGTCAGGAGAGAGGAGGAAAACCGCTGGATACTTCGAACTTCTCTTCCTTGTGCGATGGATTCAGTAGGAGCGATAACTTATGGTAAAAATGAGTTTCAGTGGGGCGATAGGTTATTTAAGTTAGAACACGTATTTGTTTTAGCTCGGACATGTCCTACGCAAGCAAACATTTTTATTTATACTTTTAGTCTTGATACGGGAGCATCCGGTACGTGGGAAACTTTTCAATTAGGTATACCATACAATCAATTAGGACATGGTGCTTCAATAACATTCAGACCAACTAATTATATTTATTGGGACCCCACCCTTTGGTGTTATGTGATAACTCTTGGTGAATTATATTTTACCCAAGGAAATATGACAGGTAACTTTTATTGTCTTCCTATTAAACAGCTATTCTCGCCTGTTGTTTGTGATACAGCAATTGCTTGTGATTGGGTTTTTCCGCCTGATAACGGAGTATTAGACGCTATGAAAATTTTCTTTAGATGGGAAACTATACCAAACGCTAATTATTATTACCTCCAAGTAGACAAAAATCCAGATTTTTCTTCACCAATATTGGATATTACAACTGACAAAAATATTTATAATTCTAAAAAGATTTTTTCTCCCGGTGTGTATTATTGGCGCATCTGCTCCGATGTTTCACCTATTTGGGATTCGGCAAAAAAATTTCAAATAATAGGTCCTGTGATTCGTAAAAGAGCAGTTCCAGAGAGCCTTGGTGTTGGTGGTTCAATTGCTTATCATCGTTTTAAAATGCGCGAGCAGGATACTACCTATGCGGAAAGTATTTATTGTCTAATTGGCGGTTCCCGACAACGTCCGAGAAAGCATTTCTATTGTTATTCTGTGCACAAAGATAGCTGGTTTATGGTAGATTCTACGCGTATTGGCCAAAAAGTTGGAGCTTCGCTCACGTCTTGTTACCAAGGCAGACACCCGTACTGGAAGAAAAGACTTTTAGCAACATTGGCACCCAGAGACCCCGACGGCACTCTCCCACATCACCGCATTTACCACGTACCCGAAAACGAGTGGTACCCAAGCGAGGATCCTATACCCCACGAATTGGGTGCCGGTGCTTCAATAACATTTGATTGGGAAAGAGAGGATCCTTATTTAGTTATTGGTGGTGGTGAAAATAATTTCCTGGTATATCATCGTTCTTCTGATGAGGAAGAAGATTCTTTGACTGAGGGTGGACAATCGCTTATAACCAACAAAATAGTATTCTTTTATTCTTCTGAAAAACCTTCTTACGGAGAAATTTCAATTTATAATCTTTACGGAAAAAAGATAAAGACATTATTTAGAGGAAAAATGGAAAAGAAAGAGTACCAGCTAATTTGGGATAAGAAAGATGAAAAAAAATTTTCTCCGGGTATTTATTTCCTTATAATTAACACAAAAGAGAAGAAGGAAAGAATTAAGATAATAATAACGCATTAAAAAGGAAAGGGGGCTTTTTCAGCCCCCTTATTAAATTATATTTATGAAAAAAATGTTATTTTTAATTTTACCTTTAATAATTAATTCCCAAATTATTGATACTGTGATTCGGTTTAATAAAGAAGTAGGAGACTTATTTTATATTCCTAAATGGAATAAACTTTATATAAATTTTTTTAGGAGTGGTGATAGAAAATTTTGGGTAATGGATTGTTCTACTTATCAAATAAAAAAAGTAATTCCAATACCTACTGATTATAGGGGTGCGGCGCATGGCGCATATAATTGGAAAAGGGATAAATTATACTGTGGTTTTAATCCAAGTCCTGAGAGCCTAATAGTTATTGATGTGAAGAGAGATTCAATAATAAAGATTATAGAAATTGAGGCAATAAGGCTGGAGGGAATATGTTATAACTCAAAAAATGACAAAATTTATGTATCAGAAGATACCTCTATAGTAGTTATTGATTGTAAAAACGATACAATAATCAAAATAATAACTCAATCTCCATATTGGTTGAGTGGCTTTGTTTTTTGGGATTCAATCGGTAATAAAGTATATTGTGGAAGTGCAGAAGATGTTGTAGGAGTAATAGATTGTGAAAAGGATTCATTAATTAAAATAATTTCTACCCGTGTATGGGTACCAGCACATGCTGTTTATAGTTCTATTCAGAGAAAATTATATATAACTTCATACTGGGGAGGAAGAGCAGCAGCAATTTGCACCCGTGGCGATACTTTAATAAGAATATATGATGAGGAGTTAGGACTTTGGAATATAAGAAACATTTATAATGAAAAGGAAGATAAAGTTTATCTTGCAGGATATGGTATTGCAGTAATTGACTGCCAAACAGATTCAATAATTAGATGGATTACAGAGCCAATTGATTTAGCAAATATGTATCTTGCCGAATGGAGTAACCGACTATATGTAGTCACCGCTGTGACAGATTATAATATACTTAGTGTGATAGATTGCAAAAATGATTCAATAATTTCCCAATTAAGATTTGGAAGGTTGGCTAGGGATCGGTATGGAATGACAGGAAATCCAAATACCCATCAGATTTATATTGCTGACCAACTTGATTCTTCCCTTTATGTTATTCGTGATACAATTATTCTGTCTTTAAAAGAAGATAATTCCAAAGGTAAGAAAATAAAAAAATCTTCTACCATAAAATCTTTTTTAGATATGTCTATTTTAGAGAACTCCGATAAGATTGAGATTTATAATGTATCAGGCGAATTACTCATAAAAGCCAAGAAAGATAAAATTTCTTTAAAAAGAATAAGAAAAGGAGTTTATATAATCAGAGATAAACAAAGAGGAAAAATTATTAAAATTATAAAACTTTAAGATAATCTCAAAAAATACCTTCTCCTACTACATTAATAATTAAGAACCTATAATCTTGGCAATATCAATTACTTTGTCTTCTTCTTTTAAGGTAAGAAGTTTCACACCGCTTGCCTGTCTTGAAAGTTCTTTGATTTCCGATACTTTTAGTCTTATTACTGTTCCTTTTAAAGTACCAATAATTATTTCATCTTCTTCTTTGACACTAATTACTTTTACTAAGTCTC comes from the candidate division WOR-3 bacterium genome and includes:
- a CDS encoding malic enzyme-like NAD(P)-binding protein — its product is FPNQINNSLGFPGIFRGTLDVNARTITDEMCIAAAEELAKVAEDRGLREDYLIPTMDDWEVFPREAAAVGMKAIEQGVARIVMDRDSLYKKALETIKEARKEIQFLMKKGLIKKPPKALLK
- the lpxB gene encoding lipid-A-disaccharide synthase — translated: MKILFLSGEPSGDLYLNYLIENFNKLYPQIKLYVIGNKENLKGNFQLLLDTKNFAVVGFYEGIKKSFSLLPYLKEIVEKIKEIKPDIFIPISFPGFNLPLIKRIKNKKLKIVYFAPPQIWVWGKFRYKILKKYVDKIICLFPFEKEFYEKLKIKAFYLGNPLLEIVKTNLTKEEIKEKYNIKDEKILILMPGSRKEIIKKNLSFFLKVYEELNKDFKIKPFILGLKNLRSYKEDNLLNIPIVYEDHYELISISDLVLTSLGTSTLEIALLNRPFISIYFPSFLTLLVGKFLVKTQYFSLPNILLKEKVFLEFINPKLEIIYQKAKEILENKINYQSYFEEIKKILNNKKEIAKNIINEILTNSQI
- a CDS encoding T9SS type A sorting domain-containing protein, giving the protein MYRNNFYSFNVRREEENRWILRTSLPCAMDSVGAITYGKNEFQWGDRLFKLEHVFVLARTCPTQANIFIYTFSLDTGASGTWETFQLGIPYNQLGHGASITFRPTNYIYWDPTLWCYVITLGELYFTQGNMTGNFYCLPIKQLFSPVVCDTAIACDWVFPPDNGVLDAMKIFFRWETIPNANYYYLQVDKNPDFSSPILDITTDKNIYNSKKIFSPGVYYWRICSDVSPIWDSAKKFQIIGPVIRKRAVPESLGVGGSIAYHRFKMREQDTTYAESIYCLIGGSRQRPRKHFYCYSVHKDSWFMVDSTRIGQKVGASLTSCYQGRHPYWKKRLLATLAPRDPDGTLPHHRIYHVPENEWYPSEDPIPHELGAGASITFDWEREDPYLVIGGGENNFLVYHRSSDEEEDSLTEGGQSLITNKIVFFYSSEKPSYGEISIYNLYGKKIKTLFRGKMEKKEYQLIWDKKDEKKFSPGIYFLIINTKEKKERIKIIITH